The following proteins are encoded in a genomic region of Cricetulus griseus strain 17A/GY chromosome 7, alternate assembly CriGri-PICRH-1.0, whole genome shotgun sequence:
- the LOC100766158 gene encoding olfactory receptor 139 codes for MEPGVWGNRTTVTEFVLLGLTGNVRLQLILFVVFFFAYILTVGGNFSILAAIFVEPKLHTPMYYFLGTLSLLDIGCINVTVPPMLVCLLAHQCRVPYTACISQLFFFHLLAGVDCHLLTAMAYDRYLAICQPLTYSIRMSREVQVILVGICCTVSFINALTHTVAVSVLDFCGPNVVNHFYCDLPPLFQLSCSSIHLNGQLLFVGATFMGVVPMILISVSYANVAAAVLRIRSAEGRKKAFSTCGSHLTVVCIFYGTGFFSYMRLGSVSASDKDKGIGIFNTILNPMLNPVIYSLRNPDVQGALKRVLTGKRHLV; via the coding sequence ATGGAGCCAGGTGTGTGGGGAAACAGGACAACTGTCACTGAATTTGTCCTTCTTGGCCTAACAGGAAATGTAAGACTGCAACTTatcctttttgttgtctttttctttgcCTATATTCTAACAGTTGGGGGCAATTTTAGCATTTTGGCTGCCATCTTTGTGGAACCCAAACTCCACACTCCTATGTACTACTTCCTGGGAACTCTGTCTCTGTTGGACATTGGGTGCATCAATGTCACTGTTCCTCCAATGCTGGTGTGTCTCCTGGCTCACCAGTGTAGAGTTCCCTACACTGCCTGCATTTCTCAGCTCTTCTTTTTCCATCTCCTGGCAGGAGTGGACTGTCATCTCTTGAcagccatggcctatgaccgaTACCTGGCCATCTGTCAGCCCCTCACCTACAGCATCCGTATGAGCCGTGAAGTACAGGTCATACTGGTGGGCATTTGCTGTACCGTCTCCTTCATTAATGCTCTGACTCACACAGTGGCTGTGTCTGTACTGGACTTCTGTGGCCCTAATGTGGTCAACCACTTTTACTGTGACCTACCACCCCTTTTCCAGCTCTCCTGCTCCAGCATCCATCTCAATGGGCAGCTGCTTTTTGTTGGAGCCACTTTCATGGGAGTAGTACCCATGATCCTTATCTCAGTGTCCTATGCCAATGTTGCAGCTGCAGTACTAAGGATCCGCTCtgcagaggggaggaagaaggcatTTTCCACATGTGGCTCCCACCTCACTGTGGTCTGTATCTTTTATGGAACTGGCTTCTTCAGTTATATGCGTCTGGGTTCCGTCTCAGCCTCAGACAAGGACAAGGGCATTGGGATCTTCAATACTATCCTCAACCCCATGCTGAACCCAGTGATCTATAGTCTCCGCAACCCAGATGTACAGGGTGCCCTGAAGAGGGTGCTGACAGGAAAGAGGCATCTAGTGTAA